Proteins co-encoded in one Streptomyces showdoensis genomic window:
- a CDS encoding DNA cytosine methyltransferase produces the protein MNHSQANTIKAYEQGVGLFELEDPDYEARVTRSERDRATANCVLHYAAQHRPRLILVECTTELTSWGPAVQGRRKVGDGSTYRWWLKQFDILGYNHKVLYLNSQFFGVPQSRDRAYWAFWDRSLPTPDLEHRPVSHCLHCDKDVEAVWTWRTGIPPTGSVRYGKQYEYRCPSCRRPVVPPMTPSLAALDLSTLGTRIGDRPRPLAAATMARAERCRQRFADFPAVLMPAKAVYGSERHPWQPLATQTSQQETSILSTGAIMAAAGNTFERPGSNCRSRGFDEPLWAQPATNTTGIITPPIALAVDNYQGGPRGAGEPLPTQVGSETLAVVSSGIIPFRKNTVPTVHGEAMPTFTSDQIPGLLTAAGWFKQNGPLGNETAPHPLLDPLGTLTTRDTTALLTAEWRASLADLPLEECYFRMMAAHEVGRGCGFDVDFADYSGTFKVWGSARNQVDGFGNAVSPQVGAWIGTRLRAILHAA, from the coding sequence GTGAACCACTCCCAGGCCAACACGATCAAGGCGTACGAGCAGGGCGTGGGCCTGTTCGAGCTGGAGGACCCCGACTACGAGGCGCGCGTCACCCGCTCCGAGCGGGACCGGGCCACCGCGAACTGCGTGCTGCACTACGCCGCGCAGCACCGCCCCCGGCTGATCCTCGTCGAGTGCACGACCGAGCTGACCTCATGGGGCCCCGCAGTCCAGGGCCGCCGGAAGGTGGGCGACGGGTCGACGTACCGCTGGTGGCTGAAGCAGTTCGACATCCTCGGCTACAACCACAAGGTCCTGTACCTCAACAGCCAGTTCTTCGGGGTGCCGCAGTCCCGCGACCGGGCCTACTGGGCGTTCTGGGACCGGTCCCTGCCCACGCCGGACCTGGAGCACCGTCCGGTGTCCCACTGCCTGCACTGCGACAAGGACGTCGAGGCCGTGTGGACCTGGCGCACGGGTATCCCGCCGACCGGGTCGGTGCGCTACGGCAAGCAGTACGAGTACCGGTGCCCGAGCTGCCGCCGGCCGGTCGTCCCGCCGATGACGCCGTCGCTGGCCGCGCTGGACCTGAGCACGCTCGGCACCCGGATCGGGGACCGGCCCAGGCCGCTCGCGGCCGCGACGATGGCGCGCGCGGAACGCTGCCGCCAGCGGTTCGCCGACTTCCCGGCCGTCCTCATGCCCGCCAAGGCCGTTTACGGCTCCGAGCGGCATCCCTGGCAGCCGCTGGCGACCCAGACCAGCCAGCAGGAGACGTCGATCCTCTCGACCGGCGCCATCATGGCCGCGGCCGGGAACACCTTCGAGCGGCCCGGCTCCAACTGCCGCTCGCGGGGCTTCGACGAACCCCTGTGGGCACAGCCGGCCACCAACACCACCGGCATCATCACCCCGCCCATCGCGCTCGCCGTGGACAACTACCAGGGCGGTCCGCGCGGCGCCGGGGAGCCCCTGCCCACCCAGGTCGGCTCGGAGACCCTCGCCGTGGTGTCCTCCGGGATCATCCCGTTCCGCAAGAACACGGTCCCCACCGTGCACGGCGAGGCCATGCCGACGTTCACCTCCGACCAGATCCCCGGCCTGCTCACCGCGGCCGGCTGGTTCAAGCAGAACGGGCCCCTCGGCAACGAGACCGCACCGCACCCGCTGCTCGACCCGCTCGGCACCCTCACCACCCGCGACACCACGGCACTGCTCACGGCCGAGTGGCGGGCATCCCTGGCCGACCTGCCGCTGGAGGAGTGCTACTTCCGCATGATGGCCGCCCACGAGGTCGGCCGCGGCTGCGGCTTCGACGTCGACTTCGCCGACTACAGCGGCACCTTCAAGGTCTGGGGCTCAGCCCGCAACCAGGTCGACGGCTTCGGCAACGCCGTCTCCCCCCAGGTAGGCGCCTGGATCGGCACCCGCCTGCGCGCCATCCTCCACGCCGCCTGA
- a CDS encoding DNA cytosine methyltransferase — protein MPPQMLKKRRTATHRPAVRRRRFRHDEVTAVDLFSGFGGLTKGLSLAGVTTIMAANHNAYKVEVHEANHPEAEHWIADLVDPEAADYHSARDLPPAARKSAGGRTRRPRTTTRPGTFPLPTSWRPA, from the coding sequence ATGCCGCCCCAGATGCTGAAGAAGCGCCGTACCGCCACACATCGCCCGGCCGTCAGGCGCCGCCGGTTCCGCCACGACGAGGTGACGGCGGTCGACCTGTTCTCCGGCTTCGGGGGACTGACCAAGGGCCTCTCCCTGGCCGGTGTCACGACGATCATGGCGGCGAACCACAACGCCTACAAGGTCGAGGTCCACGAGGCGAACCACCCCGAGGCCGAGCACTGGATCGCCGACCTGGTCGACCCGGAGGCCGCGGACTACCACTCGGCCCGGGACCTTCCCCCGGCCGCCAGGAAGTCGGCAGGGGGAAGGACCCGGAGGCCGCGGACTACCACTCGGCCCGGGACCTTCCCCCTGCCGACTTCCTGGCGGCCGGCGTGA
- a CDS encoding AAA family ATPase — protein MATATEAPASKTAEGPTQHVPNQREELTFVDATRPATNAMIALTGPANAGKSYTALAMAAGMGTNIGVCDTERGRASHYASLFPFKHLRMPDFRPQTLVRALAVGARQGIDVMIIDSGTHYWSGRGGVLEQVDRTTSASRSNNAFTSGWKTIKPVEHEMWDAVMAYPGHVIMTLRVKTAYELVTNKNGGVEPKKVGLKPDQRADAEYEFDFVGDLDMEHTMTVSKCSYPGLFESGERIELPNTETGNKIVRWLSEGTPMPTVQDYVAKALNPETTYEQLLALYRGELSQRGLLGAALFAPDTQELTTLGGLISRIGGARKAAADGNDHERSA, from the coding sequence ATGGCCACGGCCACCGAGGCCCCCGCCAGCAAGACGGCGGAGGGTCCGACCCAGCACGTCCCGAACCAGCGCGAAGAACTCACCTTCGTGGACGCCACCCGGCCCGCGACGAACGCCATGATCGCCCTGACCGGCCCGGCCAACGCGGGGAAGTCCTACACCGCCCTGGCCATGGCCGCGGGCATGGGCACGAACATCGGCGTCTGCGACACCGAGCGCGGGCGTGCCAGCCACTACGCCAGCCTGTTCCCCTTCAAGCACCTGCGGATGCCGGACTTCCGCCCGCAGACCCTGGTACGGGCGCTCGCCGTCGGCGCGCGGCAGGGCATCGACGTCATGATCATCGACTCCGGCACGCACTACTGGTCCGGGCGAGGCGGCGTCCTTGAACAGGTCGACCGCACGACCAGCGCCTCCCGCTCCAACAACGCCTTCACCTCGGGCTGGAAGACCATCAAGCCGGTCGAGCACGAGATGTGGGACGCCGTCATGGCCTACCCCGGTCACGTGATCATGACCCTGCGGGTCAAGACGGCGTACGAGCTGGTCACCAATAAGAACGGCGGGGTCGAGCCCAAGAAGGTCGGGCTGAAGCCGGACCAGCGGGCAGACGCCGAGTACGAGTTCGACTTCGTCGGCGACCTCGACATGGAACACACCATGACCGTCTCGAAGTGCTCCTACCCGGGCCTGTTCGAGTCCGGCGAGCGGATCGAGCTGCCCAACACCGAGACCGGCAACAAGATCGTGCGGTGGCTCAGCGAGGGCACGCCGATGCCCACCGTGCAGGACTACGTCGCCAAGGCCCTGAACCCGGAGACGACCTACGAGCAGCTGCTCGCCCTGTACCGGGGCGAGCTGTCCCAGCGAGGCCTCCTGGGCGCTGCCCTGTTCGCCCCGGACACCCAGGAGCTGACCACTCTCGGCGGGCTGATCAGCCGCATCGGCGGTGCGCGCAAGGCCGCCGCGGACGGGAACGACCACGAGAGGAGTGCCTGA
- a CDS encoding WYL domain-containing protein → MKHTNRQTTTRTLTDLYRAIDRQHAVTITYLKPGETEPTVRTVEIHELRTTTARIAKDGTVKGGDIVVVAMCRLRGEAREFHLAGILTYTVHRIAHTLAIPTNTTYEPTPSAPAHDETALIHFELERDRDDADYRPRRPLTQTDADLAA, encoded by the coding sequence ATGAAGCACACCAACCGCCAGACCACCACCCGCACCCTCACCGACCTCTACCGCGCCATCGACCGCCAGCACGCCGTCACCATCACCTACCTCAAGCCCGGCGAGACCGAGCCCACCGTCCGCACCGTCGAGATCCACGAGCTGCGCACCACCACCGCCCGCATCGCCAAGGACGGCACCGTGAAGGGCGGCGACATCGTGGTCGTGGCCATGTGCCGCCTGCGAGGCGAGGCCCGCGAGTTCCACCTCGCCGGGATCCTCACCTACACCGTCCACCGCATCGCCCACACGCTCGCCATCCCCACGAACACCACCTACGAGCCCACCCCTTCCGCTCCCGCACACGACGAGACCGCGCTCATCCACTTCGAGCTGGAGCGCGACCGCGACGACGCCGACTACCGCCCCCGCCGCCCCCTCACCCAGACCGACGCCGACCTCGCCGCGTAG
- a CDS encoding peptidoglycan-binding protein — MARMPGATWRPVPNYTPNGQLEVRGLVVHIMDGTLAGTDAWFRNPASQASSHFGTSRDGRLYQWIDTQHRGWAQAGGNKSWLSIEDEGRGGQSLTEQQLDRVAEVFAWVVKTYDVPLKVATGPDDRGLGYHAMGGKAWGGHTSCPGAKIVAQLDEIVKRAAAIVGKKPTPGTGGGSKTPARYQASINGLKYGYGATGGHITKVGQALVARGFGKHYKSGPGPTWSDADTLNYQAFQRSLGLTGAAADGVPGEGSLKKLLGTLPGKAPSAPKYAPFPGAGFFSPGRRSELITLMGRRLVAEGCSAYAVGPGDHWTEADRLSYAKWQRKCGFSGADANGIPGPTTWAALKVPQPL; from the coding sequence ATGGCCCGGATGCCCGGCGCCACCTGGCGCCCCGTCCCGAACTACACGCCGAACGGCCAGCTCGAGGTCCGCGGCCTCGTCGTGCACATCATGGACGGCACCCTCGCGGGCACCGACGCGTGGTTCCGCAACCCGGCCTCCCAGGCCTCCTCCCACTTCGGCACCAGCCGTGACGGCCGGCTCTACCAGTGGATCGACACCCAGCACCGAGGCTGGGCCCAAGCCGGCGGGAACAAGAGCTGGCTGTCGATCGAGGACGAGGGGCGCGGCGGCCAGTCGCTCACCGAGCAGCAGCTCGACCGCGTCGCGGAGGTCTTCGCCTGGGTCGTGAAGACGTACGACGTCCCGCTCAAGGTGGCGACCGGCCCCGACGACCGCGGACTCGGCTACCACGCCATGGGCGGCAAGGCCTGGGGCGGGCACACCTCCTGCCCCGGCGCGAAGATCGTGGCCCAGCTCGACGAGATCGTGAAGCGCGCCGCAGCGATCGTCGGGAAGAAGCCCACCCCGGGGACCGGCGGCGGCTCGAAGACCCCCGCCCGCTACCAGGCCAGCATCAACGGGCTGAAGTACGGCTACGGCGCCACCGGCGGCCACATCACCAAGGTGGGCCAGGCCCTCGTCGCCCGCGGCTTCGGGAAGCACTACAAGTCCGGGCCCGGCCCGACCTGGTCCGACGCCGACACCCTGAACTACCAGGCCTTCCAGCGCTCTCTCGGTCTCACGGGCGCGGCCGCCGACGGCGTCCCGGGGGAGGGGAGCCTGAAGAAGCTCCTCGGCACCCTGCCTGGCAAGGCTCCGTCCGCGCCGAAGTACGCGCCGTTCCCGGGCGCCGGATTCTTCAGCCCCGGCCGGCGTTCCGAGCTCATCACCCTGATGGGCCGCCGACTCGTCGCCGAAGGCTGCTCCGCGTACGCCGTCGGCCCCGGCGACCACTGGACCGAGGCCGACCGGCTCTCATACGCCAAGTGGCAGCGGAAGTGCGGCTTCTCCGGCGCCGACGCCAACGGCATCCCGGGCCCCACGACCTGGGCCGCCCTCAAGGTCCCCCAGCCCCTCTGA
- a CDS encoding phage distal tail protein, whose amino-acid sequence MTDPTLTTGQLDLAGVVIGKGTSVQIRDISGLGRPPVREEDFDQPSMDGAWPGPDYYATREIRIDAAIRTPGDRAAALDVLAALQQPLHAPAVRLAGGATHTLRIAWPGRPVKRLQGRVRLLDADVRQAIHGYVPLDISFAATDPLWYSDTETVTEIPLGWLTGGGFRAPVHAPIHVQNGTVAADRPGWVTNTGTADAWPVLRITGPCANVTVTHVPTGRTLALPTANLTAGQWIEIDTRPGFRTVTRENGGNALSLLAPASRIDQFAVPPGTSEMRFTAFDATNTARLRLTWRGTYTAL is encoded by the coding sequence ATGACCGACCCGACCCTGACCACCGGGCAGCTCGACCTCGCCGGCGTCGTCATCGGCAAGGGCACCAGCGTCCAGATCCGCGACATCTCCGGCCTGGGCCGGCCGCCCGTACGCGAGGAGGACTTCGACCAGCCGTCCATGGACGGCGCCTGGCCCGGTCCGGACTACTACGCCACCCGCGAGATCCGCATCGACGCCGCCATCCGCACCCCCGGTGACCGCGCGGCCGCCCTCGACGTCCTCGCCGCCCTCCAGCAGCCGCTGCACGCCCCGGCCGTACGCCTGGCCGGCGGCGCCACGCACACCCTGCGCATCGCCTGGCCCGGCCGGCCCGTCAAGCGCCTCCAGGGCCGCGTCCGGCTCCTCGACGCCGACGTACGCCAGGCCATCCACGGATACGTCCCCCTCGACATCTCCTTCGCCGCCACCGACCCGCTCTGGTACTCCGACACCGAGACCGTCACCGAGATCCCCCTCGGCTGGCTCACCGGCGGCGGGTTCCGCGCACCCGTTCACGCCCCGATCCACGTGCAGAACGGCACGGTCGCCGCCGACCGGCCCGGCTGGGTCACCAACACCGGCACTGCCGACGCCTGGCCCGTCCTGCGGATCACCGGCCCGTGCGCGAACGTCACCGTCACCCACGTTCCCACCGGCCGGACGCTCGCCCTTCCCACCGCCAACCTGACCGCCGGCCAGTGGATCGAGATCGACACCCGCCCCGGATTCCGAACCGTCACCAGAGAGAACGGCGGCAACGCGCTCTCTCTGCTTGCCCCCGCCTCACGGATCGACCAGTTCGCCGTCCCGCCTGGGACCAGCGAGATGCGGTTCACCGCCTTCGACGCCACGAACACCGCCCGCCTGCGCCTGACCTGGCGCGGCACCTACACCGCCCTCTGA
- a CDS encoding phage tail tape measure protein → MANWTLSVDIRGTGSSLSRELRQAATHSRALGAHTRTARTHVAGLGRDANTAARHVRSFGSAARTAARDVDRFGASAERAGLRLGRYGAAARTSQQHLNALSANSRTAGRDLARMSGQIDNAVRDLTRLATAAERAAARTSRVGDRGAASMRRYADETGRMRHQLTGAAAVLSGGALVMGGAELVKEGNEYQQAMNTFGAVTGGTAVQMRRAALTANQLGNDLSLPAATATDAAESMVELAKAGFRTEQAISSTRASLVLASAAQVNAADSAKYLGDMMDQFGMGADLAQVAADTLAATANAASGDIIDIYYAMKYAGPVAHGLGVSMQEAASGVGMLGKAGILGQTAGTTLRGIFTNLAKPTPQMKEGLKALGIEAWTAEGRFKGLRYVVEKLSAAQHDLTQQDFTAAVAKAFGKPAMSGAIALAHQGVDSYDALIQAVSRTGAASDIAAAKGKGLAGAMLQLKTQARQTGLTLYTGAAPGLEYLTRAVTSGLAQATPRIEQFFQYANDFATLFGPGIAADAHRTFGAVQDAASDMLAPFTDGALDLAATALHVLMTAGRMAVTVLENLADGATPVFEALGDITNGSSGAATALDTVVYVLDLAASAIEVLSTVLGPVGQMVGGLVSMFGALPGPVQSAVFAMLLMRRVGPVASGLASTVGGRLTGAYRSLGEQMRIQQALATASGTSINRYGAALAVLQTRVTTVGQMGAAFRTASGQATGFASSLRGVTAAAGTGLRTAVGGLVGALGGPWGLALTGAAIGLGMLASLQQKAAAAAREHENQIANLSAALRESNGLVDENVRQVAMQTLMATKIKTTLDGQQRLVDVAKRARIPMSELVDAYTNQGSSLDDLQDRLAAAAAAQKTWNLDAETGVGAEGFTVAGRAADDLRVGIGGLAGDFRKAKDDAEAFAQGVAKAGKNTTAYDLLKRSVGQLADKTADADSRTRALREALDLLSGGSVSLQAAQARVNEAVTRATEAMANGIDKSKGYGQALIGQNGTISTVTANGQALFDTYNTIADSSAAAAIAAYDFALSQNQGVPAAIAAAQREMKKGRDAALKVADGYGIGAEAAEKMADSMGLIPGQVTILLQTKGVDTALAELIAIQAEFARTPKAKTIKVDALGADAKRELEEIGYQIELIPGTREYKITAPTAQARGQLDLLIEKLAATDGKTLDIKAPSVAAVRELQAIQDKVAATQGKTLTMAAPTGAAREQLQQLGFSIRDNARDKTVTITVPTNSPISAAAQIQNAIDNIHGKQVGIGVYMSASAGDRDANGVPDMIQARATGAVVDYYATGGIRGRAVDPGDRPNQHIAQIAPAGSYRVWGERETQGEGYVPFRTDARPRSRAITEEIVRRLGGDPSGIQWNATGSVTDWRYDPQTGALFSPSDAGQAAHRTKKVKVKGKVKEVDFFDLGALERKLKQSSAQMRWWQGDLAVVAERAGSDVAQALASMGADGVSLTKKMARGSTKYVNEMAAALRGLATTAKVSLTDYTRSLNAVTATDARFAQNLATLAARGYGDLARQLAAQGDETAISLAASAVADRRKAGTANTAAKKANAQLTSEQVQQLVAVIASISSSKTGLHDVAATTGLGEDEIIDIANRATGQIRSALGARAGKFLTDLAKANRGQAYADGGIRAGIYSTNAGLMTFAEPSTGGEALVPLGAHKRSKALPVLAEAARRHGLGLTDVRGSQQVVVLKDAGDTNITVSTLRTGASARDIAAEIGHQQRRARRGGVANR, encoded by the coding sequence GTGGCGAACTGGACCCTGTCCGTGGACATCCGGGGCACGGGCAGCAGCCTGTCCCGCGAGCTGCGGCAGGCCGCCACCCACTCCCGCGCGCTCGGCGCCCACACCCGCACGGCCCGCACCCACGTCGCCGGGCTCGGCCGCGACGCGAACACCGCCGCGCGCCACGTGCGCTCCTTCGGCTCGGCCGCCCGCACCGCCGCCCGCGACGTCGACCGCTTCGGCGCCAGCGCAGAGCGCGCGGGGCTCCGCCTGGGCCGGTACGGCGCCGCCGCCCGCACCTCGCAGCAGCACCTGAACGCCCTCAGCGCGAACTCCCGAACCGCCGGCCGGGACCTGGCCCGCATGTCCGGGCAGATCGACAACGCCGTCCGCGACCTCACCCGCCTCGCCACCGCCGCCGAGCGCGCGGCCGCCCGCACCAGCAGGGTCGGCGACCGCGGCGCCGCCTCGATGCGCCGCTACGCCGACGAGACCGGCCGGATGCGCCACCAGCTCACCGGCGCGGCCGCGGTGCTGTCCGGCGGGGCGCTCGTCATGGGCGGCGCCGAGCTGGTCAAGGAGGGCAACGAGTACCAGCAGGCGATGAACACGTTCGGTGCCGTCACCGGTGGCACGGCCGTGCAGATGCGCCGGGCGGCGCTGACGGCGAACCAGCTCGGCAACGACCTGAGCCTGCCAGCCGCGACCGCGACCGACGCGGCCGAGTCCATGGTCGAGCTGGCGAAGGCCGGCTTCCGCACCGAGCAGGCCATCTCCTCGACCCGGGCCTCCCTCGTCCTCGCATCGGCCGCGCAGGTCAACGCCGCCGACTCCGCGAAGTACCTCGGCGACATGATGGACCAGTTCGGCATGGGCGCCGACCTGGCGCAGGTCGCCGCCGACACCCTCGCCGCGACAGCGAACGCGGCGTCCGGCGACATCATCGACATCTACTACGCGATGAAGTACGCCGGGCCGGTCGCCCACGGCCTCGGCGTCTCCATGCAGGAAGCCGCCAGCGGCGTCGGCATGCTCGGCAAAGCCGGCATCCTCGGCCAGACAGCAGGCACCACCCTGCGCGGCATCTTCACCAACCTGGCCAAGCCGACCCCGCAGATGAAGGAAGGCCTGAAGGCCCTCGGCATCGAGGCGTGGACTGCCGAGGGCCGCTTCAAGGGCCTGCGGTACGTCGTCGAGAAGCTGTCCGCCGCACAGCACGACCTGACCCAGCAGGACTTCACCGCCGCCGTCGCCAAGGCCTTCGGGAAGCCCGCCATGTCCGGCGCCATCGCGCTGGCCCACCAGGGCGTCGATTCCTACGACGCGCTCATCCAGGCCGTCTCCCGCACCGGTGCCGCCTCCGACATCGCAGCCGCCAAGGGCAAAGGCCTCGCCGGCGCCATGCTCCAGCTCAAGACCCAGGCGAGGCAGACCGGCCTCACCCTCTACACCGGAGCCGCCCCCGGCCTGGAGTACCTCACCCGCGCCGTCACCTCCGGGCTCGCCCAGGCCACCCCGAGGATCGAGCAGTTCTTCCAGTACGCCAACGACTTCGCGACCCTGTTCGGCCCCGGCATCGCCGCCGACGCCCACCGCACGTTCGGCGCGGTGCAGGACGCCGCCTCGGACATGCTCGCCCCGTTCACGGACGGCGCGCTCGACCTGGCGGCGACCGCCCTGCACGTCCTGATGACCGCCGGCCGCATGGCCGTCACCGTCCTGGAGAACCTTGCCGACGGCGCCACCCCCGTCTTCGAAGCGCTCGGCGACATCACCAACGGCAGCTCGGGCGCCGCGACCGCGCTCGACACCGTCGTCTACGTCCTCGACCTCGCCGCCTCCGCGATCGAGGTCCTCTCCACCGTCCTCGGCCCCGTCGGCCAGATGGTCGGCGGCCTGGTCTCGATGTTCGGCGCGCTGCCCGGCCCAGTGCAGTCCGCCGTCTTCGCCATGCTCCTCATGCGCCGGGTCGGGCCCGTCGCCAGCGGCCTCGCCAGCACGGTCGGCGGCCGGCTCACCGGCGCCTACCGCAGCCTCGGCGAGCAGATGCGCATCCAGCAGGCCCTCGCCACCGCCTCAGGCACCTCCATCAACCGCTACGGCGCGGCGCTCGCCGTCCTGCAGACCCGCGTCACCACCGTCGGGCAGATGGGCGCCGCGTTCCGTACGGCCTCCGGCCAGGCCACCGGCTTCGCCAGCAGCCTGCGCGGCGTCACCGCCGCCGCCGGGACCGGCCTGCGCACCGCTGTGGGCGGCCTGGTGGGCGCGCTCGGCGGCCCGTGGGGCCTCGCCCTGACCGGCGCCGCCATCGGCCTCGGCATGCTCGCCTCTCTCCAGCAGAAGGCCGCGGCCGCCGCCCGCGAGCACGAGAACCAGATCGCGAACCTGTCCGCCGCGCTGCGCGAGTCCAACGGCCTCGTCGACGAGAACGTCCGCCAGGTCGCCATGCAGACCCTCATGGCGACGAAGATCAAGACGACGCTCGACGGCCAGCAGCGCCTCGTCGACGTCGCCAAGCGCGCTCGGATCCCCATGTCCGAGCTCGTCGACGCCTACACCAACCAGGGCTCCTCCCTCGACGACCTCCAAGACCGCCTCGCCGCGGCCGCCGCGGCCCAGAAGACGTGGAACCTGGACGCCGAGACCGGCGTCGGCGCCGAGGGCTTCACCGTCGCCGGGCGCGCCGCCGACGACCTGCGGGTCGGCATCGGCGGCCTCGCCGGCGACTTCCGCAAAGCAAAGGACGACGCCGAGGCCTTCGCCCAGGGCGTCGCCAAGGCCGGGAAGAACACCACCGCCTACGACCTGCTCAAGCGGTCCGTCGGCCAGCTCGCCGACAAGACCGCCGACGCCGACTCCCGTACCCGCGCCCTACGCGAAGCCCTCGACCTGCTGTCCGGCGGGTCGGTGTCCCTCCAGGCCGCGCAGGCCCGCGTGAACGAAGCCGTCACCCGCGCCACCGAGGCCATGGCGAACGGCATCGACAAGTCCAAGGGCTACGGCCAGGCACTCATCGGCCAGAACGGCACGATCAGCACCGTCACCGCCAACGGCCAGGCCCTCTTCGACACCTACAACACGATCGCCGACTCGTCGGCCGCCGCGGCGATCGCCGCGTACGACTTCGCCCTCTCCCAGAACCAGGGCGTGCCCGCAGCCATCGCCGCCGCGCAGCGGGAGATGAAGAAGGGCCGCGACGCCGCGCTGAAGGTCGCCGACGGCTACGGCATCGGCGCCGAGGCCGCCGAAAAGATGGCCGACTCCATGGGCCTGATCCCCGGCCAGGTGACCATCCTCCTGCAGACCAAGGGCGTCGACACCGCCCTCGCCGAGCTCATCGCCATCCAGGCCGAGTTCGCTCGGACGCCGAAGGCGAAGACCATCAAGGTCGACGCCCTCGGCGCCGACGCCAAGCGCGAGCTCGAGGAGATCGGCTACCAGATCGAGCTGATCCCCGGCACCCGCGAGTACAAGATCACCGCCCCGACGGCCCAGGCCCGAGGGCAGCTCGACCTGCTCATCGAGAAGCTTGCCGCGACCGACGGCAAGACCCTCGACATTAAGGCGCCTTCGGTCGCCGCCGTCCGTGAGCTGCAGGCCATCCAGGACAAGGTGGCCGCCACCCAAGGCAAGACCCTCACCATGGCCGCACCGACCGGCGCAGCCCGCGAGCAGCTCCAGCAGCTCGGTTTCTCCATCCGCGACAACGCCCGCGACAAGACGGTCACCATCACGGTGCCCACCAACAGCCCCATCTCGGCCGCCGCCCAGATCCAGAACGCCATCGACAACATCCACGGCAAGCAGGTCGGCATCGGCGTCTACATGTCGGCGTCGGCTGGCGACCGCGACGCCAACGGCGTCCCGGACATGATCCAGGCCCGCGCGACCGGCGCCGTCGTCGACTACTACGCCACCGGCGGCATCCGCGGCCGCGCCGTCGACCCGGGGGACCGGCCGAACCAGCACATCGCGCAGATCGCCCCGGCCGGCTCCTACCGCGTCTGGGGCGAGCGGGAGACCCAGGGCGAGGGCTACGTCCCCTTCCGGACCGACGCACGCCCCCGCTCCCGCGCGATCACCGAGGAGATCGTCCGGCGCCTCGGCGGCGACCCCTCCGGCATCCAGTGGAACGCCACCGGGTCCGTCACCGACTGGCGCTACGACCCGCAGACCGGCGCCCTGTTCTCCCCCTCCGACGCCGGGCAGGCCGCGCACCGCACCAAGAAGGTGAAGGTCAAGGGCAAGGTGAAGGAGGTCGACTTCTTCGACCTCGGCGCCCTGGAGCGCAAGCTGAAGCAGTCGTCCGCGCAGATGCGGTGGTGGCAGGGCGACCTCGCCGTCGTCGCCGAACGCGCCGGTTCCGACGTCGCGCAGGCCCTCGCGTCCATGGGCGCCGACGGCGTCTCCCTGACCAAGAAGATGGCGCGCGGCTCGACCAAGTACGTCAACGAGATGGCCGCCGCCCTGCGCGGCCTGGCCACCACCGCGAAGGTGTCGCTGACCGACTACACCCGCTCCCTGAACGCCGTCACCGCCACCGACGCGCGATTCGCGCAGAACCTGGCGACCCTCGCGGCCCGCGGCTACGGCGACCTCGCACGGCAGCTCGCCGCCCAGGGCGACGAGACCGCCATCAGCCTCGCCGCGTCGGCCGTCGCCGACCGGCGCAAGGCCGGCACCGCGAACACCGCGGCGAAGAAGGCCAACGCGCAGCTCACCAGCGAGCAGGTGCAGCAGCTCGTCGCCGTCATCGCCTCCATCAGCTCCTCCAAGACCGGCCTGCACGACGTCGCCGCCACCACCGGCCTCGGCGAGGACGAGATCATCGACATCGCCAACCGCGCCACCGGACAGATCCGGTCCGCCCTGGGCGCCCGCGCGGGCAAGTTCCTGACCGACCTGGCGAAGGCGAACCGCGGCCAGGCGTACGCCGACGGCGGCATCCGCGCAGGCATCTACAGCACGAACGCCGGCCTGATGACCTTCGCCGAGCCCAGCACCGGCGGGGAAGCCCTGGTGCCCCTCGGCGCCCACAAGCGCAGCAAGGCCCTCCCGGTCCTCGCCGAAGCCGCGCGCCGCCACGGCCTCGGCCTGACCGACGTCCGCGGCTCCCAGCAGGTCGTCGTCCTCAAGGACGCCGGCGACACCAACATCACCGTCTCCACGCTGCGCACGGGCGCCAGCGCCCGCGACATCGCCGCCGAGATCGGCCACCAGCAGCGCCGAGCGCGTCGAGGGGGAGTGGCAAACCGATGA
- a CDS encoding HK97 gp10 family phage protein encodes MTPDEMADRLDRAAARVPDAIYKAVDHTGVLGQARIRGNASGRPGPNVITGAYRRSWVSVPRRIPYGAQCTLGTTAPQSRRLEWGFTGIDSLGRHYDQPPFPHVGPAIDFITMTLHAQMRFAVAEVLA; translated from the coding sequence ATGACCCCGGACGAGATGGCCGACCGCCTCGACCGCGCCGCCGCCCGGGTCCCCGACGCCATCTACAAGGCGGTCGACCACACCGGCGTCCTCGGCCAGGCCCGCATCCGCGGCAACGCGTCTGGCCGGCCCGGACCGAACGTCATCACCGGCGCCTACCGGCGCTCCTGGGTGTCAGTGCCTCGCCGGATCCCGTACGGCGCTCAGTGCACCCTCGGCACCACCGCGCCGCAGAGCCGCCGCCTGGAGTGGGGCTTCACCGGCATCGACTCGCTGGGCAGGCACTACGACCAGCCGCCGTTCCCGCACGTCGGGCCGGCCATCGACTTCATCACCATGACCCTCCACGCCCAGATGCGCTTCGCCGTCGCGGAGGTACTCGCATGA